A stretch of Nonomuraea africana DNA encodes these proteins:
- a CDS encoding DUF2231 domain-containing protein: MFDEIMGLPAHPLIVHFAVVLTPLLVAAAVAYALVPRFQPYLAWAVVLLSLAAPAAVFAARQSGAALKQARFAEVGGELGQRIAGHESFATPLLFSTIGLGAASLLMVYLWRAKLRVPAWTLSAVSVVLAVVAGYYVFRAGDSGARAVWGL; this comes from the coding sequence ATGTTCGACGAGATCATGGGCCTGCCCGCGCACCCGCTGATCGTCCACTTCGCCGTGGTGCTCACGCCGTTGCTGGTCGCCGCCGCCGTCGCCTACGCCCTGGTGCCCCGCTTCCAGCCGTACCTGGCGTGGGCGGTGGTGCTGCTCTCGCTGGCCGCTCCCGCGGCGGTCTTCGCCGCGCGGCAGAGCGGCGCCGCGCTGAAGCAGGCGCGCTTCGCCGAGGTCGGGGGAGAGCTGGGCCAGCGCATCGCCGGTCACGAGAGCTTCGCCACGCCCCTGCTGTTCAGCACGATCGGGCTCGGCGCCGCCTCCCTGCTGATGGTCTACTTGTGGCGGGCCAAGCTGCGGGTGCCCGCGTGGACGCTGTCGGCGGTGAGTGTGGTGCTGGCTGTGGTGGCCGGCTACTACGTCTTCCGAGCAGGGGATTCCGGCGCCAGGGCGGTGTGGGGACTGTAG
- a CDS encoding peptidylprolyl isomerase produces the protein MSGDDRQSQLAREHKERQAQRAAEQAAKAKRNTFIGAGVAVALVAGGIIAATTMLGRSDATPMAAEETPSASPSASTSVPAVPSASPSVSAGPVSCTYKKETNAGVPTKYVGMPGKKPNKKLKQMTILTNHGKIVIDLMTDQAPCSVNAMDFLAKKNFFDNTKCQRLVTPDVSGLHLLQCGDPLAKADGVNPTDGQGSAGFTYGDENIGMPYSQGVVFITQPSGSAGQNGSQFAISLSNDNTQLPAEYSVLGVVSEGMEMMLGIAKDEKDLIVNPNDVTGDGGTTAPKKPVIIKDVRLS, from the coding sequence GTGAGCGGTGACGACCGCCAGAGCCAGTTGGCTCGGGAGCACAAGGAGCGGCAGGCGCAGCGTGCGGCCGAGCAGGCCGCGAAGGCCAAGCGGAACACCTTCATCGGCGCGGGCGTGGCGGTGGCGCTCGTGGCCGGCGGCATCATCGCGGCCACCACGATGCTCGGCCGGAGTGACGCGACCCCCATGGCCGCGGAGGAGACTCCGTCCGCCTCGCCCTCGGCCAGCACCTCGGTGCCCGCGGTGCCCTCGGCCTCGCCTTCGGTCTCGGCGGGCCCCGTCTCCTGCACCTACAAGAAGGAGACCAACGCCGGCGTCCCCACCAAGTACGTCGGCATGCCGGGCAAGAAGCCGAACAAGAAGCTCAAGCAGATGACCATCCTGACCAACCACGGCAAGATCGTCATCGATCTGATGACCGATCAGGCGCCGTGCTCGGTCAACGCCATGGACTTCTTGGCCAAGAAGAACTTCTTCGACAACACCAAGTGCCAGCGTCTGGTGACGCCCGACGTGTCCGGCCTGCACCTGCTGCAGTGCGGCGACCCGCTGGCCAAGGCCGACGGCGTCAACCCCACGGACGGCCAGGGCTCGGCCGGCTTCACCTACGGCGACGAGAACATCGGCATGCCGTACAGCCAGGGCGTGGTGTTCATCACCCAGCCGTCGGGGTCGGCGGGGCAGAACGGCAGTCAGTTCGCCATCTCCCTGTCGAACGACAACACCCAGCTGCCCGCGGAGTACAGCGTGCTCGGCGTCGTCAGCGAGGGCATGGAGATGATGCTGGGGATCGCCAAGGACGAGAAGGACCTGATCGTCAACCCCAACGACGTCACGGGCGACGGCGGCACGACCGCGCCGAAGAAGCCCGTCATCATCAAGGACGTCCGCCTGTCGTAG
- a CDS encoding cytochrome P450 encodes MSDKLPFEFFFSPEFGADPYAAYAGLRAEGPVHAIDFPPGASGFVVVDYEHARPALSDPRLSKNLASGPEWFREAVSQQNPVLSDNMLMSDPPDHTRLRKVVSKAFTPRRIEQLRPRVQAITDELIDAFEGDTVELIDAFAFPLPIIVICELLGVPDRDRADFRRWSAALVQPALDDEQVRARREQSDELRAYFTRLIAERRAAPSDDLVSVLVTSEELSEREVLSTLALLLIAGHETTVNLIGNGMLALLRNPDQLDLLRAKPELLPSAVEEFLRYDAPVERGTFRIAVEDMEIAGTPIPKGSFVHISIGAAGRDPMAFERAESLDIAREDNRHVSFGHGIHFCLGAPLARMEGQIAFGTLLARLGDIRLACPEEQLRWRFSGSIIRSLAALPITI; translated from the coding sequence GTGAGCGACAAGCTGCCGTTTGAGTTCTTCTTCTCCCCGGAGTTCGGCGCCGACCCCTACGCGGCCTACGCCGGACTCCGGGCCGAGGGACCCGTCCACGCCATCGACTTCCCCCCTGGAGCCTCCGGGTTCGTGGTCGTCGACTACGAGCACGCCAGGCCCGCGCTGAGCGATCCGCGCCTGTCCAAGAACCTCGCCAGCGGACCCGAGTGGTTTCGCGAGGCGGTCTCGCAGCAGAATCCCGTGCTCTCCGACAACATGCTGATGTCGGATCCGCCTGACCACACCCGGCTGAGGAAGGTGGTGTCGAAGGCGTTCACGCCGCGCAGGATCGAGCAGCTGCGCCCGCGCGTCCAGGCGATCACCGACGAGCTGATCGACGCCTTCGAGGGTGACACCGTCGAGCTGATCGACGCCTTCGCCTTTCCCTTGCCGATCATCGTCATCTGCGAGCTGCTCGGCGTTCCCGACCGCGACAGGGCCGACTTCCGCAGGTGGTCGGCGGCGCTGGTCCAGCCCGCCCTCGACGACGAGCAGGTCAGAGCCAGGCGGGAGCAGAGCGACGAGCTGCGCGCCTACTTCACCCGCCTGATCGCCGAACGGCGCGCCGCGCCCTCCGACGACCTGGTGAGCGTGCTGGTCACCAGCGAGGAGCTGAGCGAGCGCGAGGTGCTTTCCACGCTGGCGCTGCTGCTGATCGCCGGCCACGAGACGACCGTCAACCTCATCGGGAACGGCATGCTGGCCCTGCTGCGCAACCCCGACCAGCTCGACCTGCTGCGCGCCAAGCCCGAACTGCTGCCCAGCGCGGTGGAGGAGTTCCTGCGCTACGACGCCCCCGTCGAGCGAGGGACCTTCCGCATCGCGGTGGAGGACATGGAGATCGCCGGCACGCCGATCCCGAAGGGCAGCTTCGTGCACATCTCCATCGGCGCGGCGGGTCGCGACCCGATGGCCTTCGAGCGGGCCGAGAGCCTCGACATCGCCCGTGAGGACAACAGGCACGTCAGCTTCGGCCACGGCATCCACTTCTGCCTCGGCGCACCGCTGGCGCGCATGGAGGGACAGATCGCCTTCGGCACGTTGCTGGCGCGGCTCGGCGACATCAGGCTGGCCTGCCCGGAGGAGCAGCTCAGGTGGCGCTTCAGCGGCTCCATCATCAGATCGCTCGCCGCGCTGCCGATAACGATCTAG